Proteins from one Bufo gargarizans isolate SCDJY-AF-19 chromosome 8, ASM1485885v1, whole genome shotgun sequence genomic window:
- the HIRIP3 gene encoding HIRA-interacting protein 3 isoform X2 — MAGAVEREMRLFTRGLFEQSPDLSALSQSVVRAKFLAHCGRSALSPPERQILKKIVEEELLRMQEEASDDEPLIMKVQKRGRTDEEEGEPPGKRRRRPDDESEEDSGIEQRDIKRLSGSSPEAPASKKAPAKTQETAAFKRRVKTTPKRGKETVRESAEEDDSGDEKKAAARKQKSVSESSSDSEMEVTAVRPQDMDSDSEEPTKKESVRDSENRTKKARAAKSAPKNETDSESDWEELERKKKAGKGKRAAKTESRPRVKGKRAQGKDRGVKESAGKRATKKSTKRDSDSEEEESAGKRATKKSTKRDSEEEESAGKRATKKSTKRDSDSEEEESAGKRATKRDSDSEEEESAGKRATKRDSEEEESAGKRATKKSTKRDSDSEEEESAGKRATKRDSEEEESAGKRATKKSTKRDSEEEESAGKTATKKSTKRDSDSEEEESAGKTAAKKSTKRDSEEEESAEKRATKKSTKRDSEEEESAGKSATKKSTKRDSDSEEEESAGKRAADSEESSASNRDGDSEEESAGKRVSKKDSEEEKRHASKKTSKSDSESDLNTDSDEETAKKPKMAANKGKETDGKGKKSAKEESDSQDSDEEGAKKKDGESDDSEPSAKGKSSTKQSTSKMEHPSILRLKKYILTCGARRNYKKLLQDCRSVKAMAEVLKKELEDLGVKGKPSLEKCRVVRLKREEAAELAELDTSNIIATAGRPRRCNTRTPYKPSPTREASPYRKTMGSDSEGEEGPPRKKRPMDWSSLKGIISDDGESD; from the exons ATGGCGGGAGCTGTGGAGCGGGAGATGCGGCTCTTCACCCGGGGGCTTTTCGAGCAGAGCCCGGATCTCAG CGCCCTGTCGCAGTCGGTGGTGCGCGCCAAGTTCCTGGCTCACTGCGGCCGATCAGCGCTGAGCCCCCCGGAGCGCCAGATCCTGAAGAAGATAGTGGAGGAGGAGCTGCTGAGGATGCAG GAAGAAGCCAGCGACGACGAGCCGCTGATTATGAAGGTGCAGAAGAGGGGGCGCACCgacgaggaggagggggagccccCGGGGAAGAGGCGCAGGAGGCCAGACG ACGAGTCTGAGGAGGATTCTGGGATCGAGCAGCGAgacatcaagagactgtcaggAAGTTCCCCGGAGGCTCCAGCGTCCAAGAAAGCCCCTGCAAAAACGCAAGAGACGGCCGCCTTTAAGAGGAGGGTAAAGACAACGCCGAAGAGAGGCAAAGAGACCGTCCGCGAGAGCGCAGAGGAAGATGATAGTGGAGACGAGAAGAAAGCAGCTGCCAGGAAGCAAAAGAGCGTCTCAGAGTCCAGCAGTGACAGCGAGATGGAGGTGACAGCCGTGAGACCGCAGGACATGGACTCTGACAGCGAGGAGCCCACTAAGAAAGAGAGCGTGCGTGACAGCGAGAACAGAACAAAGAAAGCCAGGGCAGCGAAGAGCGCTCCGAAAAATGAGACAGACAGTGAGAGTGATTGGGAAGAATTAGAGCGCAAGAAAAAGGCAGGAAAAGGGAAGAGAGCTGCAAAAACTGAGAGCAGGCCTCGGGTCAAGGGAAAGAGAGCGCAAGGTAAAGACCGTGGGGTGAAAGAGAGCGCAGGAAAGAGAGCGACTAAGAAATCTACTAAGAGAGACAGTGatagtgaggaggaggagagcgcAGGAAAGAGAGCGACTAAGAAATCTACTAAGAGAGACAGTGAGGAGGAAGAGAGCGCAGGAAAGAGAGCGACTAAGAAATCTACTAAGAGAGACAGTGATAGTGAGGAGGAAGAGAGCGCAGGAAAGAGAGCGACTAAGAGAGACAGTGatagtgaggaggaggagagcgcAGGAAAGAGAG CTACTAAGAGAGACAGTGAGGAGGAAGAGAGCGCAGGAAAGAGAGCGACTAAGAAATCTACTAAGAGAGACAGTGATAGTGAGGAGGAAGAGAGCGCAGGAAAGAGAGCGACTAAGAGAGACAGTGAGGAGGAAGAGAGCGCAGGAAAGAGAGCGACTAAGAAATCTACTAAGAGAGACAGTGAGGAGGAAGAGAGCGCAGGAAAGACAGCGACTAAGAAATCTACTAAGAGAGACAGTGACAGTGAGGAGGAAGAGAGCGCAGGAAAGACAGCGGCTAAAAAATCTACTAAGAGAGACAGTGAGGAGGAAGAGAGCGCAGAAAAGAGAGCGACTAAGAAATCTACTAAGAGAGACAGTGAGGAGGAAGAGAGCGCAGGAAAGAGTGCGACTAAGAAATCTACTAAGAGAGACAGCGACAGTGAGGAGGAAGAGAGCGCAGGAAAGAGAGCTGCTGATAGTGAGGAGAGTTCAGCATCAAATAGAGACGGAGATAGTGAGGAGGAGAGTGCAGGGAAGAGAGTGTCAAAAAAGGATAGCGAAGAAGAAAAGAGACATGCTAGTAAAAAGACATCGAAGAGTGACAGCGAGAGTGACCTGAACACAGACAGTGATGAGGAGACGGCAAAGAAGCCCAAGATGGCAGCCAATAAAGGTAAAGAGACGGATGGGAAGGGCAAAAAGAGCGCCAAGGAGGAGAGCGACTCCCAGGACAGCGACGAGGAAGGAGCCAAGAAGAAGGATGGAGAGAGCGACGACTCCGAGCCCAGCGCCAAAGGGAAGAGCAGCACCAAGCAG AGCACCTCCAAGATGGAGCACCCCTCCATCCTCCGCCTCAAGAAGTACATCCTGACCTGTGGCGCCCGCAGGAACTACAAGAAGCTGCTTCAGGACTGCCGCTCTGTGAAGGCCATGGCAGAGGTCCTGAAGAAGGAGCTGGAGGACTTGGGGGTGAAAG GGAAGCCGTCCCTGGAGAAATGCCGAGTGGTGCGGCTGAAGAGGGAGGAGGCGGCGGAGCTGGCGGAGCTAGACACCAGCAACATCATCGCGACCGCCG
- the HIRIP3 gene encoding HIRA-interacting protein 3 isoform X4, with amino-acid sequence MAGAVEREMRLFTRGLFEQSPDLSALSQSVVRAKFLAHCGRSALSPPERQILKKIVEEELLRMQEEASDDEPLIMKVQKRGRTDEEEGEPPGKRRRRPDDESEEDSGIEQRDIKRLSGSSPEAPASKKAPAKTQETAAFKRRVKTTPKRGKETVRESAEEDDSGDEKKAAARKQKSVSESSSDSEMEVTAVRPQDMDSDSEEPTKKESVRDSENRTKKARAAKSAPKNETDSESDWEELERKKKAGKGKRAAKTESRPRVKGKRAQGKDRGVKESAGKRATKKSTKRDSDSEEEESAGKRATKKSTKRDSEEEESAGKTATKKSTKRDSDSEEEESAGKTAAKKSTKRDSEEEESAEKRATKKSTKRDSEEEESAGKSATKKSTKRDSDSEEEESAGKRAADSEESSASNRDGDSEEESAGKRVSKKDSEEEKRHASKKTSKSDSESDLNTDSDEETAKKPKMAANKGKETDGKGKKSAKEESDSQDSDEEGAKKKDGESDDSEPSAKGKSSTKQSTSKMEHPSILRLKKYILTCGARRNYKKLLQDCRSVKAMAEVLKKELEDLGVKGKPSLEKCRVVRLKREEAAELAELDTSNIIATAGRPRRCNTRTPYKPSPTREASPYRKTMGSDSEGEEGPPRKKRPMDWSSLKGIISDDGESD; translated from the exons ATGGCGGGAGCTGTGGAGCGGGAGATGCGGCTCTTCACCCGGGGGCTTTTCGAGCAGAGCCCGGATCTCAG CGCCCTGTCGCAGTCGGTGGTGCGCGCCAAGTTCCTGGCTCACTGCGGCCGATCAGCGCTGAGCCCCCCGGAGCGCCAGATCCTGAAGAAGATAGTGGAGGAGGAGCTGCTGAGGATGCAG GAAGAAGCCAGCGACGACGAGCCGCTGATTATGAAGGTGCAGAAGAGGGGGCGCACCgacgaggaggagggggagccccCGGGGAAGAGGCGCAGGAGGCCAGACG ACGAGTCTGAGGAGGATTCTGGGATCGAGCAGCGAgacatcaagagactgtcaggAAGTTCCCCGGAGGCTCCAGCGTCCAAGAAAGCCCCTGCAAAAACGCAAGAGACGGCCGCCTTTAAGAGGAGGGTAAAGACAACGCCGAAGAGAGGCAAAGAGACCGTCCGCGAGAGCGCAGAGGAAGATGATAGTGGAGACGAGAAGAAAGCAGCTGCCAGGAAGCAAAAGAGCGTCTCAGAGTCCAGCAGTGACAGCGAGATGGAGGTGACAGCCGTGAGACCGCAGGACATGGACTCTGACAGCGAGGAGCCCACTAAGAAAGAGAGCGTGCGTGACAGCGAGAACAGAACAAAGAAAGCCAGGGCAGCGAAGAGCGCTCCGAAAAATGAGACAGACAGTGAGAGTGATTGGGAAGAATTAGAGCGCAAGAAAAAGGCAGGAAAAGGGAAGAGAGCTGCAAAAACTGAGAGCAGGCCTCGGGTCAAGGGAAAGAGAGCGCAAGGTAAAGACCGTGGGGTGAAAGAGAGCGCAGGAAAGAGAGCGACTAAGAAATCTACTAAGAGAGACAGTG ACAGTGAGGAGGAAGAGAGCGCAGGAAAGAGAGCGACTAAGAAATCTACTAAGAGAGACAGTGAGGAGGAAGAGAGCGCAGGAAAGACAGCGACTAAGAAATCTACTAAGAGAGACAGTGACAGTGAGGAGGAAGAGAGCGCAGGAAAGACAGCGGCTAAAAAATCTACTAAGAGAGACAGTGAGGAGGAAGAGAGCGCAGAAAAGAGAGCGACTAAGAAATCTACTAAGAGAGACAGTGAGGAGGAAGAGAGCGCAGGAAAGAGTGCGACTAAGAAATCTACTAAGAGAGACAGCGACAGTGAGGAGGAAGAGAGCGCAGGAAAGAGAGCTGCTGATAGTGAGGAGAGTTCAGCATCAAATAGAGACGGAGATAGTGAGGAGGAGAGTGCAGGGAAGAGAGTGTCAAAAAAGGATAGCGAAGAAGAAAAGAGACATGCTAGTAAAAAGACATCGAAGAGTGACAGCGAGAGTGACCTGAACACAGACAGTGATGAGGAGACGGCAAAGAAGCCCAAGATGGCAGCCAATAAAGGTAAAGAGACGGATGGGAAGGGCAAAAAGAGCGCCAAGGAGGAGAGCGACTCCCAGGACAGCGACGAGGAAGGAGCCAAGAAGAAGGATGGAGAGAGCGACGACTCCGAGCCCAGCGCCAAAGGGAAGAGCAGCACCAAGCAG AGCACCTCCAAGATGGAGCACCCCTCCATCCTCCGCCTCAAGAAGTACATCCTGACCTGTGGCGCCCGCAGGAACTACAAGAAGCTGCTTCAGGACTGCCGCTCTGTGAAGGCCATGGCAGAGGTCCTGAAGAAGGAGCTGGAGGACTTGGGGGTGAAAG GGAAGCCGTCCCTGGAGAAATGCCGAGTGGTGCGGCTGAAGAGGGAGGAGGCGGCGGAGCTGGCGGAGCTAGACACCAGCAACATCATCGCGACCGCCG
- the HIRIP3 gene encoding HIRA-interacting protein 3 isoform X3 has translation MAGAVEREMRLFTRGLFEQSPDLSALSQSVVRAKFLAHCGRSALSPPERQILKKIVEEELLRMQEEASDDEPLIMKVQKRGRTDEEEGEPPGKRRRRPDDESEEDSGIEQRDIKRLSGSSPEAPASKKAPAKTQETAAFKRRVKTTPKRGKETVRESAEEDDSGDEKKAAARKQKSVSESSSDSEMEVTAVRPQDMDSDSEEPTKKESVRDSENRTKKARAAKSAPKNETDSESDWEELERKKKAGKGKRAAKTESRPRVKGKRAQGKDRGVKESAGKRATKKSTKRDSDSEEEESAGKRAPKKSTKRDSEEEESAGKRATKKSTKRDSDSEEEESAGKRATKRDSEEEESAGKRATKKSTKRDSEEEESAGKTATKKSTKRDSDSEEEESAGKTAAKKSTKRDSEEEESAEKRATKKSTKRDSEEEESAGKSATKKSTKRDSDSEEEESAGKRAADSEESSASNRDGDSEEESAGKRVSKKDSEEEKRHASKKTSKSDSESDLNTDSDEETAKKPKMAANKGKETDGKGKKSAKEESDSQDSDEEGAKKKDGESDDSEPSAKGKSSTKQSTSKMEHPSILRLKKYILTCGARRNYKKLLQDCRSVKAMAEVLKKELEDLGVKGKPSLEKCRVVRLKREEAAELAELDTSNIIATAGRPRRCNTRTPYKPSPTREASPYRKTMGSDSEGEEGPPRKKRPMDWSSLKGIISDDGESD, from the exons ATGGCGGGAGCTGTGGAGCGGGAGATGCGGCTCTTCACCCGGGGGCTTTTCGAGCAGAGCCCGGATCTCAG CGCCCTGTCGCAGTCGGTGGTGCGCGCCAAGTTCCTGGCTCACTGCGGCCGATCAGCGCTGAGCCCCCCGGAGCGCCAGATCCTGAAGAAGATAGTGGAGGAGGAGCTGCTGAGGATGCAG GAAGAAGCCAGCGACGACGAGCCGCTGATTATGAAGGTGCAGAAGAGGGGGCGCACCgacgaggaggagggggagccccCGGGGAAGAGGCGCAGGAGGCCAGACG ACGAGTCTGAGGAGGATTCTGGGATCGAGCAGCGAgacatcaagagactgtcaggAAGTTCCCCGGAGGCTCCAGCGTCCAAGAAAGCCCCTGCAAAAACGCAAGAGACGGCCGCCTTTAAGAGGAGGGTAAAGACAACGCCGAAGAGAGGCAAAGAGACCGTCCGCGAGAGCGCAGAGGAAGATGATAGTGGAGACGAGAAGAAAGCAGCTGCCAGGAAGCAAAAGAGCGTCTCAGAGTCCAGCAGTGACAGCGAGATGGAGGTGACAGCCGTGAGACCGCAGGACATGGACTCTGACAGCGAGGAGCCCACTAAGAAAGAGAGCGTGCGTGACAGCGAGAACAGAACAAAGAAAGCCAGGGCAGCGAAGAGCGCTCCGAAAAATGAGACAGACAGTGAGAGTGATTGGGAAGAATTAGAGCGCAAGAAAAAGGCAGGAAAAGGGAAGAGAGCTGCAAAAACTGAGAGCAGGCCTCGGGTCAAGGGAAAGAGAGCGCAAGGTAAAGACCGTGGGGTGAAA gagagcgcAGGAAAGAGAGCGACTAAGAAATCTACTAAGAGAGACAGTGATAGTGAGGAGGAAGAGAGCGCAGGAAAGAGAGCGCCTAAGAAATCTACTAAGAGAGACAGTGAGGAGGAAGAGAGCGCAGGAAAGAGAGCGACTAAGAAATCTACTAAGAGAGACAGTGATAGTGAGGAGGAAGAGAGCGCAGGAAAGAGAGCGACTAAGAGAGACAGTGAGGAGGAAGAGAGCGCAGGAAAGAGAGCGACTAAGAAATCTACTAAGAGAGACAGTGAGGAGGAAGAGAGCGCAGGAAAGACAGCGACTAAGAAATCTACTAAGAGAGACAGTGACAGTGAGGAGGAAGAGAGCGCAGGAAAGACAGCGGCTAAAAAATCTACTAAGAGAGACAGTGAGGAGGAAGAGAGCGCAGAAAAGAGAGCGACTAAGAAATCTACTAAGAGAGACAGTGAGGAGGAAGAGAGCGCAGGAAAGAGTGCGACTAAGAAATCTACTAAGAGAGACAGCGACAGTGAGGAGGAAGAGAGCGCAGGAAAGAGAGCTGCTGATAGTGAGGAGAGTTCAGCATCAAATAGAGACGGAGATAGTGAGGAGGAGAGTGCAGGGAAGAGAGTGTCAAAAAAGGATAGCGAAGAAGAAAAGAGACATGCTAGTAAAAAGACATCGAAGAGTGACAGCGAGAGTGACCTGAACACAGACAGTGATGAGGAGACGGCAAAGAAGCCCAAGATGGCAGCCAATAAAGGTAAAGAGACGGATGGGAAGGGCAAAAAGAGCGCCAAGGAGGAGAGCGACTCCCAGGACAGCGACGAGGAAGGAGCCAAGAAGAAGGATGGAGAGAGCGACGACTCCGAGCCCAGCGCCAAAGGGAAGAGCAGCACCAAGCAG AGCACCTCCAAGATGGAGCACCCCTCCATCCTCCGCCTCAAGAAGTACATCCTGACCTGTGGCGCCCGCAGGAACTACAAGAAGCTGCTTCAGGACTGCCGCTCTGTGAAGGCCATGGCAGAGGTCCTGAAGAAGGAGCTGGAGGACTTGGGGGTGAAAG GGAAGCCGTCCCTGGAGAAATGCCGAGTGGTGCGGCTGAAGAGGGAGGAGGCGGCGGAGCTGGCGGAGCTAGACACCAGCAACATCATCGCGACCGCCG
- the HIRIP3 gene encoding HIRA-interacting protein 3 isoform X1: MAGAVEREMRLFTRGLFEQSPDLSALSQSVVRAKFLAHCGRSALSPPERQILKKIVEEELLRMQEEASDDEPLIMKVQKRGRTDEEEGEPPGKRRRRPDDESEEDSGIEQRDIKRLSGSSPEAPASKKAPAKTQETAAFKRRVKTTPKRGKETVRESAEEDDSGDEKKAAARKQKSVSESSSDSEMEVTAVRPQDMDSDSEEPTKKESVRDSENRTKKARAAKSAPKNETDSESDWEELERKKKAGKGKRAAKTESRPRVKGKRAQGKDRGVKESAGKRATKKSTKRDSDSEEEESAGKRATKKSTKRDSEEEESAGKRATKKSTKRDSDSEEEESAGKRATKRDSDSEEEESAGKRATKKSTKRDSDSEEEESAGKRAPKKSTKRDSEEEESAGKRATKKSTKRDSDSEEEESAGKRATKRDSEEEESAGKRATKKSTKRDSEEEESAGKTATKKSTKRDSDSEEEESAGKTAAKKSTKRDSEEEESAEKRATKKSTKRDSEEEESAGKSATKKSTKRDSDSEEEESAGKRAADSEESSASNRDGDSEEESAGKRVSKKDSEEEKRHASKKTSKSDSESDLNTDSDEETAKKPKMAANKGKETDGKGKKSAKEESDSQDSDEEGAKKKDGESDDSEPSAKGKSSTKQSTSKMEHPSILRLKKYILTCGARRNYKKLLQDCRSVKAMAEVLKKELEDLGVKGKPSLEKCRVVRLKREEAAELAELDTSNIIATAGRPRRCNTRTPYKPSPTREASPYRKTMGSDSEGEEGPPRKKRPMDWSSLKGIISDDGESD, translated from the exons ATGGCGGGAGCTGTGGAGCGGGAGATGCGGCTCTTCACCCGGGGGCTTTTCGAGCAGAGCCCGGATCTCAG CGCCCTGTCGCAGTCGGTGGTGCGCGCCAAGTTCCTGGCTCACTGCGGCCGATCAGCGCTGAGCCCCCCGGAGCGCCAGATCCTGAAGAAGATAGTGGAGGAGGAGCTGCTGAGGATGCAG GAAGAAGCCAGCGACGACGAGCCGCTGATTATGAAGGTGCAGAAGAGGGGGCGCACCgacgaggaggagggggagccccCGGGGAAGAGGCGCAGGAGGCCAGACG ACGAGTCTGAGGAGGATTCTGGGATCGAGCAGCGAgacatcaagagactgtcaggAAGTTCCCCGGAGGCTCCAGCGTCCAAGAAAGCCCCTGCAAAAACGCAAGAGACGGCCGCCTTTAAGAGGAGGGTAAAGACAACGCCGAAGAGAGGCAAAGAGACCGTCCGCGAGAGCGCAGAGGAAGATGATAGTGGAGACGAGAAGAAAGCAGCTGCCAGGAAGCAAAAGAGCGTCTCAGAGTCCAGCAGTGACAGCGAGATGGAGGTGACAGCCGTGAGACCGCAGGACATGGACTCTGACAGCGAGGAGCCCACTAAGAAAGAGAGCGTGCGTGACAGCGAGAACAGAACAAAGAAAGCCAGGGCAGCGAAGAGCGCTCCGAAAAATGAGACAGACAGTGAGAGTGATTGGGAAGAATTAGAGCGCAAGAAAAAGGCAGGAAAAGGGAAGAGAGCTGCAAAAACTGAGAGCAGGCCTCGGGTCAAGGGAAAGAGAGCGCAAGGTAAAGACCGTGGGGTGAAAGAGAGCGCAGGAAAGAGAGCGACTAAGAAATCTACTAAGAGAGACAGTGatagtgaggaggaggagagcgcAGGAAAGAGAGCGACTAAGAAATCTACTAAGAGAGACAGTGAGGAGGAAGAGAGCGCAGGAAAGAGAGCGACTAAGAAATCTACTAAGAGAGACAGTGATAGTGAGGAGGAAGAGAGCGCAGGAAAGAGAGCGACTAAGAGAGACAGTGatagtgaggaggaggagagcgcAGGAAAGAGAGCGACTAAGAAATCTACTAAGAGAGACAGTGATAGTGAGGAGGAAGAGAGCGCAGGAAAGAGAGCGCCTAAGAAATCTACTAAGAGAGACAGTGAGGAGGAAGAGAGCGCAGGAAAGAGAGCGACTAAGAAATCTACTAAGAGAGACAGTGATAGTGAGGAGGAAGAGAGCGCAGGAAAGAGAGCGACTAAGAGAGACAGTGAGGAGGAAGAGAGCGCAGGAAAGAGAGCGACTAAGAAATCTACTAAGAGAGACAGTGAGGAGGAAGAGAGCGCAGGAAAGACAGCGACTAAGAAATCTACTAAGAGAGACAGTGACAGTGAGGAGGAAGAGAGCGCAGGAAAGACAGCGGCTAAAAAATCTACTAAGAGAGACAGTGAGGAGGAAGAGAGCGCAGAAAAGAGAGCGACTAAGAAATCTACTAAGAGAGACAGTGAGGAGGAAGAGAGCGCAGGAAAGAGTGCGACTAAGAAATCTACTAAGAGAGACAGCGACAGTGAGGAGGAAGAGAGCGCAGGAAAGAGAGCTGCTGATAGTGAGGAGAGTTCAGCATCAAATAGAGACGGAGATAGTGAGGAGGAGAGTGCAGGGAAGAGAGTGTCAAAAAAGGATAGCGAAGAAGAAAAGAGACATGCTAGTAAAAAGACATCGAAGAGTGACAGCGAGAGTGACCTGAACACAGACAGTGATGAGGAGACGGCAAAGAAGCCCAAGATGGCAGCCAATAAAGGTAAAGAGACGGATGGGAAGGGCAAAAAGAGCGCCAAGGAGGAGAGCGACTCCCAGGACAGCGACGAGGAAGGAGCCAAGAAGAAGGATGGAGAGAGCGACGACTCCGAGCCCAGCGCCAAAGGGAAGAGCAGCACCAAGCAG AGCACCTCCAAGATGGAGCACCCCTCCATCCTCCGCCTCAAGAAGTACATCCTGACCTGTGGCGCCCGCAGGAACTACAAGAAGCTGCTTCAGGACTGCCGCTCTGTGAAGGCCATGGCAGAGGTCCTGAAGAAGGAGCTGGAGGACTTGGGGGTGAAAG GGAAGCCGTCCCTGGAGAAATGCCGAGTGGTGCGGCTGAAGAGGGAGGAGGCGGCGGAGCTGGCGGAGCTAGACACCAGCAACATCATCGCGACCGCCG